Proteins found in one Candidatus Delongbacteria bacterium genomic segment:
- a CDS encoding SOS response-associated peptidase — protein MCGRYFIEDFTEEEVQEYYDILDEIDRSIKSNKESKVKTRGEIFPSDIVPVIANNKEKIVRAFPMQWGYKPFQEGGQLLINARSETASEKATFKRSMRERRCLIPASSYFEWENQAGGKVKHAIQPIDKQFFFMAGLYRLESEKDIPVFTILTRDATPDIKFIHHRMPVILPKGARNDWLNLDYNADEVLQAALLDMEHRIA, from the coding sequence ATGTGCGGAAGATATTTTATAGAGGATTTTACTGAGGAAGAAGTACAGGAGTACTATGATATTTTAGATGAAATTGATCGCAGTATCAAATCGAATAAAGAAAGCAAAGTAAAAACCAGAGGAGAGATATTTCCTTCGGATATAGTGCCCGTTATTGCGAATAATAAAGAAAAAATAGTCAGGGCATTCCCTATGCAGTGGGGATATAAACCTTTTCAGGAAGGCGGCCAGTTGTTAATTAATGCAAGAAGTGAAACTGCATCCGAGAAAGCTACATTTAAGAGGAGTATGCGCGAGAGAAGATGCCTTATTCCTGCAAGCTCTTATTTTGAGTGGGAAAATCAAGCCGGGGGGAAAGTAAAGCATGCAATTCAGCCTATAGACAAACAATTCTTTTTTATGGCTGGATTATACCGGCTGGAAAGTGAAAAGGATATTCCGGTATTCACTATACTTACACGTGATGCTACACCTGATATTAAGTTTATTCATCACAGGATGCCTGTAATTCTTCCAAAAGGTGCAAGAAATGACTGGCTTAATCTTGATTATAATGCAGATGAAGTATTACAAGCAGCACTGCTTGATATGGAGCATAGGATTGCATAG
- a CDS encoding AAA family ATPase produces MVTIKIYWKKEILMYLSNLQLRNFRNYKSSNFVYKSGVNTIIGENDTGKSNALTAMRILLDDSFFYNEKRLKETDFNFELDWRGHWIIISANFEGISKEDAASELWAEIKVKLGESKNELKKIITGTCETGTVTLFIRPNYTVRKKLFQCNETDKFNAFRESITLNDYEFYYTAQSCADFTCNETYKNVVGDFDNKIASNPDDDDKYYLGNRIYISDIHKHINVVFIDALRDVVQELHSQKSPIRKIIEKIKSEIPDIAIDAIKKKIADLNEYIENVDKINKIGTNIKSKMDDTVGLTYAPNIKVSSNLTDNINKLSRYLTMQTDHNDDIDLLGLGHMNIIYIALKMVEFEINRSLELVNIMLIEEPEAHIHAHIQKTMFGNLGASEEYTQIIMTTHSVHISEASEISRMNIIKSQKKTSQVMHPNNKLKEFVDSKLEKSNIAFYKKIERYLDAKRSTLMFSKGVILVEGDGEEIIIPAMVEKAMGIKLDEIGISIINIGSVAFENIAALFAEDRVQKYCAIVTDLDKQVVTKSSSHYSSNAEERGEQRKKKLNRCFSDNVFVESFLCDNTLEIEFIKYDDNIEYVKEVVLKSYVQEETVDDFVNILDNGTLAEKANKVLTLAKREGKGWYSLLLADELDVNVTIPEYILDAIVFASKETVSDHILYKSIYYSIECYDNVSNELKAIYKDKEKYSEISELFIQEFPKDMVSLFIMKYQPERDH; encoded by the coding sequence TTGGTTACTATAAAAATATATTGGAAGAAGGAAATATTAATGTATCTATCTAATCTACAACTACGCAATTTCAGAAACTATAAATCCAGTAATTTTGTCTATAAAAGTGGTGTAAATACAATTATCGGTGAAAATGATACTGGAAAGAGCAATGCTTTAACCGCTATGCGTATACTTTTAGACGATAGCTTTTTTTATAACGAGAAGAGGTTAAAAGAAACAGATTTCAATTTTGAATTAGATTGGAGAGGTCATTGGATTATTATTTCAGCAAATTTTGAAGGCATATCAAAGGAAGACGCAGCATCTGAATTATGGGCTGAGATCAAAGTGAAACTTGGAGAGAGTAAGAATGAGCTTAAGAAAATAATTACAGGTACTTGTGAAACTGGTACAGTAACTCTTTTTATTCGTCCAAATTACACTGTAAGAAAAAAACTTTTCCAATGCAATGAAACAGATAAATTTAATGCTTTTCGTGAAAGCATAACATTAAATGATTATGAATTTTACTATACAGCACAAAGCTGTGCAGATTTCACTTGTAATGAGACTTATAAAAATGTAGTAGGAGATTTTGACAATAAAATTGCTTCAAATCCAGACGATGATGACAAATACTATTTAGGAAACAGGATATATATTTCTGACATACATAAACATATTAATGTAGTTTTTATAGATGCTCTACGTGATGTTGTACAAGAATTACATAGTCAGAAAAGCCCTATAAGAAAAATAATCGAAAAAATCAAATCCGAAATTCCTGATATTGCAATAGATGCTATAAAAAAGAAAATCGCAGATTTAAATGAATATATAGAGAATGTTGATAAAATTAATAAAATTGGTACAAATATTAAATCAAAAATGGATGATACTGTAGGACTAACCTATGCACCTAATATAAAAGTATCCTCAAACTTAACAGATAATATTAATAAACTCTCTAGGTATTTGACAATGCAAACAGACCATAATGATGATATTGACTTACTCGGATTAGGACATATGAATATAATCTATATCGCTTTAAAAATGGTTGAATTTGAAATAAACCGCTCTTTAGAGTTGGTTAACATTATGTTGATAGAAGAGCCAGAAGCTCACATACATGCACATATACAAAAAACTATGTTTGGAAATTTAGGTGCATCAGAAGAGTATACCCAAATTATAATGACAACTCATTCAGTGCACATTTCAGAAGCATCTGAAATATCAAGAATGAATATAATAAAAAGTCAAAAGAAGACTTCGCAAGTTATGCATCCCAATAATAAACTCAAAGAATTTGTAGATTCAAAACTAGAAAAAAGCAATATTGCATTTTATAAAAAAATCGAAAGATATCTTGATGCGAAGAGAAGTACATTAATGTTCTCAAAGGGAGTTATCCTTGTTGAAGGAGATGGAGAAGAAATAATAATTCCTGCAATGGTGGAGAAAGCTATGGGTATTAAGTTAGATGAAATAGGCATTAGTATTATTAATATTGGGAGTGTTGCCTTTGAGAATATAGCAGCGTTATTCGCCGAAGATAGAGTCCAAAAATATTGTGCTATTGTTACTGATTTGGATAAGCAGGTTGTAACAAAATCAAGTAGCCACTATAGCTCAAATGCTGAAGAGCGAGGCGAACAGCGTAAAAAGAAATTAAATAGATGTTTTAGCGATAATGTATTTGTTGAATCTTTTTTATGTGATAACACTTTGGAAATTGAGTTTATAAAATATGATGATAATATTGAATATGTTAAGGAGGTAGTACTAAAATCATATGTCCAAGAAGAAACGGTAGATGATTTTGTTAATATATTAGATAATGGGACATTAGCCGAAAAAGCGAATAAAGTGCTCACTTTAGCGAAAAGAGAAGGCAAAGGTTGGTATTCACTATTACTTGCCGATGAATTAGATGTAAACGTGACAATTCCTGAATATATATTAGATGCAATCGTCTTTGCAAGTAAAGAAACTGTATCAGACCATATACTATATAAATCAATATATTATTCTATTGAATGTTACGATAATGTCTCTAATGAATTAAAAGCAATATACAAAGATAAAGAAAAATACAGTGAAATTTCTGAACTCTTTATACAAGAATTCCCAAAAGATATGGTTTCGCTATTTATTATGAAGTATCAACCTGAAAGAGATCACTAA
- a CDS encoding restriction endonuclease, with translation MQYLKTYLQQIINSGNEKLAESILKTADEIGDKYIREFSFISHEVGLLFGNIQSGKTGQTFGIICKAADLGFPVFLLLTTDNVALQQQTLERIKNDLDGFCICSENDSALFIDNSLVRPTIVVLKKNARILRLWANVFNSTGFMKGNPLFIIDDEGDAASLNTLINRNGQSTINKYLDSIKDGATSSLYLQVTGTPQAILLQTLASGWHPYFTYYFSPGESYLGGDFFFPSNSVPRCINFLETIKQPNRKVVIQHLIVSAQILASGGKVSNCLLHPSVRQAVHQRFADYISNELLWCSEHINDELITELQKYYNTLLPEKSDKMPFGFIYETIKDLVDKKRIKILIMNGKTEVEGSEYAEGCNFIIGGNTLGRGITFPSLQTIYYTRTSKKPQADTVWQHSRMFGYDRDAGMMNIFIDEQLYKLFADINSTNNAIIAQTEQGLENIKIYYPVGLSPTRKNVLDNKYVEILSGGTNYYPFYPDNSTIEDISKLLEPFSEDEPYYQVNLRMIKQILSHIIPSSDFKLNSFISVIDTILSEQPAGQGILLVRRKRDIKQGTGALLSPNDWQLGGSFSNKVVLTMYQVTGTKGWKGKKLWIPNIKLPHDIIYYDVNSEDVHL, from the coding sequence ATGCAGTATTTAAAGACTTATCTTCAACAAATTATTAATAGTGGAAATGAAAAACTTGCAGAATCAATATTAAAAACTGCTGATGAAATCGGTGATAAATATATTCGCGAATTTTCTTTTATTAGCCATGAGGTTGGCCTTTTATTTGGCAATATACAATCAGGGAAAACAGGTCAAACATTTGGTATTATATGCAAAGCAGCAGATTTAGGGTTTCCCGTTTTTTTACTGCTTACAACGGATAATGTTGCATTACAACAGCAAACACTTGAACGAATAAAAAATGATCTGGATGGTTTCTGTATTTGCAGCGAAAATGATTCAGCGTTATTTATTGATAATAGCCTTGTTCGTCCGACAATAGTTGTTTTAAAGAAAAATGCTCGCATCCTCAGGCTATGGGCAAATGTTTTTAATTCAACAGGGTTTATGAAAGGCAACCCACTATTTATTATTGATGATGAAGGAGATGCGGCTTCTTTAAATACACTAATAAACCGTAATGGTCAGTCAACAATAAATAAATATTTGGATTCAATAAAAGATGGTGCAACAAGCAGCTTATACTTACAAGTAACAGGTACTCCTCAAGCAATTTTGCTACAAACACTTGCTTCTGGTTGGCATCCTTATTTTACATACTACTTTTCCCCAGGCGAAAGTTATTTAGGGGGAGACTTTTTTTTCCCATCAAACAGTGTACCTAGATGCATAAATTTTCTTGAAACAATCAAACAACCAAATAGAAAAGTAGTTATTCAACACTTAATTGTATCAGCACAGATTTTAGCATCTGGGGGTAAAGTATCAAACTGCTTGCTTCATCCAAGTGTGCGTCAAGCAGTGCATCAGCGTTTTGCAGACTATATTTCTAATGAACTACTTTGGTGTTCTGAACATATAAACGATGAGCTTATAACTGAACTACAAAAATATTACAATACTTTACTACCCGAGAAAAGTGACAAGATGCCTTTTGGCTTTATCTACGAAACAATAAAAGATTTAGTAGATAAAAAAAGAATAAAAATCTTAATTATGAATGGAAAAACTGAGGTTGAAGGGTCTGAATATGCAGAAGGGTGTAATTTTATTATTGGAGGAAATACTTTAGGAAGAGGCATTACATTTCCTAGTCTTCAAACAATATATTATACGCGAACAAGCAAGAAACCTCAGGCAGATACAGTGTGGCAACATAGTAGAATGTTTGGTTACGATAGAGATGCCGGAATGATGAATATATTTATTGATGAGCAGCTATATAAACTTTTTGCTGATATTAATTCAACTAACAATGCTATAATAGCGCAAACAGAACAGGGCTTAGAAAATATAAAAATCTATTATCCGGTGGGTTTGAGTCCGACACGAAAAAATGTCTTAGATAATAAATATGTTGAAATACTATCCGGTGGAACTAATTACTATCCTTTTTATCCAGATAATAGTACTATTGAAGATATATCAAAACTATTAGAACCGTTTTCTGAGGATGAGCCATATTATCAAGTTAATTTACGAATGATTAAGCAGATTTTGTCTCATATAATTCCAAGTTCAGACTTTAAGTTGAATTCATTTATTTCTGTTATCGATACTATCCTTTCTGAACAGCCAGCGGGGCAAGGTATTTTGTTAGTACGGAGGAAAAGAGATATAAAACAAGGCACAGGTGCATTGCTATCCCCTAATGACTGGCAGCTGGGAGGCTCTTTTAGCAACAAAGTTGTACTCACAATGTACCAAGTTACTGGTACAAAAGGTTGGAAAGGTAAAAAACTTTGGATACCAAATATTAAGCTTCCTCATGATATTATATATTATGATGTAAATAGTGAAGATGTGCATCTATAA
- a CDS encoding ATP-dependent helicase has translation MVDLPQYIERLNKQQKDVVCYTGNVYLTACPGSGKTRTLVSKLAYNYLNNKNSLKKMVAITYTNRAADEMLERLVEMGIELDSIWIGTIHSFCIEFILRPYSMYCPRLRKGYRIIDDYRKQNYIQVIADDLNITLNNNDRVNTEPSLDGEFDKHYKFTKIVKEYHKKLKENKELDFFLILFYAYKIINENDILCQKLAATFQSIYIDEFQDTNNAQYNIISKIFKSNNSIEILFAGDVNQAIYTSLGGMAKTQDEIESLFGCSFNPMSLNGCYRSTQEIINFYSHFAISGIQINSLKQSQDNCIIHYNYSIGKEKICENIAVLIKSLLDDNIKLEDICILSPQWWLIFPIAKKLKDMLPDIQFDAPEITPIKKNPLNIMYNISKLALTQPGNRSWYRKRVARNIIEMLNEHYQISSEDIEEYKLLKLINSVDPALYASGVEYIKRCSNNLFSSLPINPLSNTNFSKDYEDFFENIDSRVHNHKLDSSTSSLIKSFKEKDGIVINTIHGVKGEEYKVVICFGLLKGYLPHWNNIYGDRDYGSEVANKLLYVLLSRAKEQLYLISENNRTTSTGNLYIPTIELTNIVFGHSNNFTIQLP, from the coding sequence ATGGTTGATTTACCACAATACATTGAAAGATTGAACAAGCAACAAAAAGACGTTGTGTGTTATACCGGCAATGTTTATCTTACTGCATGCCCCGGTAGCGGAAAAACTAGAACACTTGTATCAAAACTTGCATATAATTATTTGAATAATAAAAATTCATTGAAAAAAATGGTTGCAATCACATATACAAATAGAGCAGCTGATGAAATGCTTGAAAGATTAGTAGAAATGGGAATTGAATTAGATAGTATTTGGATTGGTACAATTCATTCCTTTTGCATAGAGTTTATACTTCGTCCATATTCAATGTATTGTCCTCGCTTGCGAAAAGGTTATCGTATAATTGATGATTATAGAAAGCAAAATTATATACAAGTAATTGCAGATGATTTGAACATAACTCTGAATAATAATGATCGTGTTAATACTGAACCAAGTCTGGATGGTGAATTTGATAAACACTATAAGTTTACTAAAATAGTAAAAGAATACCATAAAAAACTTAAAGAAAATAAGGAATTAGATTTCTTCCTTATACTATTTTATGCTTACAAAATAATCAACGAAAATGATATTCTTTGTCAAAAACTCGCAGCAACTTTCCAATCTATATATATAGATGAGTTTCAAGATACAAACAACGCTCAATACAATATCATTTCTAAAATATTTAAGTCAAATAATTCAATTGAAATCTTATTTGCAGGGGATGTAAATCAAGCTATTTATACAAGTTTAGGTGGAATGGCAAAAACACAAGATGAAATTGAATCCTTATTTGGCTGTAGTTTCAATCCTATGAGCCTAAATGGATGCTACAGATCTACACAGGAAATAATAAACTTTTACTCTCATTTTGCTATATCAGGAATTCAAATTAATTCTTTAAAACAATCACAAGATAATTGTATTATACATTATAACTATTCCATAGGAAAAGAAAAGATCTGTGAAAACATAGCTGTGCTTATCAAATCACTTTTAGATGACAATATTAAATTAGAAGACATTTGTATACTTTCACCACAATGGTGGCTAATTTTTCCTATAGCAAAAAAATTGAAAGATATGTTGCCCGATATACAATTTGACGCTCCGGAAATAACACCAATCAAAAAAAATCCTTTAAATATAATGTATAATATTTCAAAGTTAGCACTTACACAGCCCGGCAATAGATCTTGGTATAGAAAAAGAGTAGCTAGAAATATTATTGAAATGCTCAATGAACACTATCAAATCTCATCTGAGGATATTGAGGAATATAAACTCTTAAAACTAATTAATTCAGTAGACCCAGCACTATATGCTTCCGGAGTTGAATACATTAAAAGATGCTCAAATAACTTGTTTTCTTCTCTTCCTATCAACCCATTAAGTAATACTAATTTCTCCAAGGATTATGAAGACTTTTTTGAGAATATAGACAGTCGAGTACATAACCATAAATTAGACTCTTCTACTTCTTCGTTGATTAAGTCATTTAAAGAAAAAGATGGTATTGTCATCAATACTATACATGGTGTAAAAGGAGAGGAATACAAAGTTGTCATTTGTTTTGGATTGCTAAAAGGTTATCTTCCGCACTGGAATAATATCTACGGTGATAGGGATTATGGCTCCGAAGTTGCAAACAAATTGCTTTATGTTCTATTATCAAGAGCAAAAGAACAGTTGTACTTAATTTCTGAGAATAATCGAACAACAAGCACAGGTAATTTGTATATACCAACTATTGAACTCACTAATATAGTTTTTGGTCATTCTAATAATTTCACTATACAGTTACCTTGA
- a CDS encoding transposase translates to MNRRGVAHYTHNAAVMSTIGNTANIALDFEMYKAKKNEEEKDEGEFTAALRLLNRVVEEHPSLVDIVVYDASACNSVFMKECQKLGIDAIVRVKNTTNLSLKAVKSATNKKDSVLKFIEDGYAIEVYESTFYMNDMEEPIRYIKYAKEKKDGDETNHTQMLIITTCMDMKIEMLYRIIKARWDIENKTFNNLKNNANLSHCFVHGGNAVEGILYLLFIASNIFQLFKIRRLRNSIKNQKELARLLRKGMYTLKRQKEIIFNSA, encoded by the coding sequence ATGAATAGACGTGGTGTAGCACATTACACACATAACGCTGCTGTAATGTCGACAATTGGCAATACTGCAAATATTGCACTTGATTTTGAAATGTACAAAGCTAAGAAAAACGAAGAAGAAAAAGACGAAGGTGAATTCACAGCCGCTTTGAGGCTACTAAACAGAGTGGTTGAAGAGCATCCGAGCTTAGTTGATATAGTTGTATACGATGCATCAGCATGTAATTCGGTTTTCATGAAGGAATGTCAAAAGCTTGGGATTGATGCAATTGTGCGAGTGAAGAATACAACAAACTTGTCTTTAAAAGCAGTAAAATCTGCAACAAATAAAAAGGATAGTGTTTTAAAATTTATTGAAGACGGATATGCAATAGAAGTATATGAATCAACTTTTTATATGAATGATATGGAAGAACCAATCCGATATATCAAGTATGCAAAAGAGAAAAAAGATGGTGATGAAACTAATCACACTCAAATGCTTATTATAACAACTTGCATGGATATGAAAATAGAAATGCTTTATAGAATAATCAAAGCGAGATGGGACATCGAGAACAAGACGTTTAATAATCTAAAGAATAATGCTAATCTCAGTCATTGTTTTGTTCATGGCGGAAATGCTGTTGAAGGAATATTGTATTTACTTTTTATTGCATCAAATATATTTCAATTATTCAAAATCAGAAGATTAAGGAATAGTATTAAAAACCAAAAAGAATTGGCGAGATTGCTAAGAAAAGGCATGTATACATTAAAACGACAAAAAGAAATTATCTTTAACTCAGCTTAA
- the dcm gene encoding DNA (cytosine-5-)-methyltransferase encodes MLSDKYNPVKSNIAEMCDVLDISPLEILKEDSDDTNVIDININKVNAIELFAGAGGIALGLEQAGINTVQFVEIDKYCCATLKKNRPNWNITNEDVSKVDFTHYKGKIDIVTGGFPCQAFSYAGKKLGFEDTRGTLFYEFARCVKEVQPSIFMAENVRGLVSHNNGRTLETILSVLKELGYDVRYKILNSMNFGVPQKRQRLVIIGTTEGVEFSFPKETKKIKTLKDALKDVPKSEGQEYSNSKKAVLELVPPGGCWRSLPEDVQKSYMGKSFYSGGGRTGMARRISWDEPSLTLTCSPSQKQTERCHPDETRPFTVREYARIQTFPDDWEFCGGIGQKYKQIGNAVPVELAKKLGIEMIKSIIHYKTKGED; translated from the coding sequence ATGTTATCAGATAAATATAATCCTGTCAAAAGCAATATTGCTGAAATGTGTGATGTTTTAGATATATCTCCTCTTGAAATCTTAAAAGAAGATTCTGATGACACTAATGTAATAGATATAAATATCAATAAAGTAAACGCAATAGAGTTATTTGCTGGTGCCGGTGGCATTGCCTTAGGTTTAGAGCAAGCTGGAATTAATACAGTTCAATTTGTAGAAATAGATAAATACTGTTGTGCTACTTTAAAAAAGAACCGCCCTAATTGGAATATAACTAATGAAGATGTATCTAAAGTCGATTTTACTCATTATAAAGGTAAAATCGACATTGTAACTGGTGGTTTCCCTTGTCAAGCATTTAGTTATGCTGGTAAAAAACTTGGTTTTGAAGATACTAGAGGTACACTTTTTTATGAATTTGCAAGATGTGTTAAAGAAGTTCAACCGTCAATTTTTATGGCCGAGAACGTTAGAGGTCTTGTTTCGCATAATAACGGGAGGACTTTGGAAACAATTCTTTCTGTTTTAAAAGAGTTAGGCTATGATGTTCGATATAAAATACTCAATTCTATGAACTTCGGAGTACCACAAAAAAGACAACGGCTTGTTATTATTGGTACCACAGAAGGAGTTGAATTTTCATTTCCAAAAGAAACTAAAAAAATTAAAACCTTAAAGGATGCATTGAAAGATGTTCCAAAATCAGAAGGTCAAGAATATAGCAACTCTAAAAAAGCTGTGCTAGAGTTAGTACCTCCTGGTGGCTGCTGGCGTAGTTTGCCCGAAGATGTTCAAAAAAGCTATATGGGGAAATCATTTTATAGCGGTGGCGGTCGTACAGGTATGGCTAGACGCATATCTTGGGATGAACCCAGCCTAACTCTTACCTGCTCCCCTAGTCAAAAGCAAACTGAACGTTGTCATCCCGATGAAACAAGGCCTTTCACGGTAAGAGAATACGCAAGAATTCAAACCTTCCCTGATGATTGGGAATTTTGTGGTGGGATAGGTCAGAAATATAAACAAATAGGTAATGCTGTACCAGTTGAATTAGCAAAAAAACTTGGTATTGAAATGATTAAATCTATAATACATTACAAGACAAAGGGTGAAGATTAA
- a CDS encoding NgoFVII family restriction endonuclease: MRLLYTDILPLGIMEEQTTIAECINEQISISDHIEIAVGYISRIALEELDSLVNKYKITDICLTIGMYFIEGMPEGSFNTALEINKKWKEAGIGEIRIVTAFKYHGKLYCFYKKNQPFSAIIGSANLGVLKLDANNRRQYEIASITNKSSECIEIANFIDELKSAKCSNNIADINGMNSIREINTSLSGIDTVTQVPPTGVQLYEKHKTNISFILPIKVPAFDERHMDDGKHYTKSNINVSYAAPRSVRKSRDWYETQMTVNKNITKLPGYPEKNKTFFVITDDGYWFKAHTTSDGNKQFSAVGDELILGRWIKGRLAAAGLVAHVNDTQKDEDCKGMITKEMLKAYGCDSIVLSKTDQRALDEDGTELDVWFLSFEVSDNE, from the coding sequence ATGAGGCTTTTATATACTGATATTCTTCCGCTTGGAATTATGGAGGAGCAAACTACGATAGCAGAATGCATAAATGAGCAAATATCAATTTCTGACCATATCGAAATCGCTGTTGGATACATTTCCCGTATTGCATTAGAAGAGCTGGACAGCTTAGTGAACAAATATAAGATTACTGATATTTGCTTGACTATTGGTATGTATTTTATTGAAGGAATGCCAGAAGGATCATTTAATACTGCACTAGAAATAAACAAGAAGTGGAAAGAAGCTGGTATTGGTGAAATAAGAATTGTAACAGCTTTTAAGTACCATGGAAAACTTTATTGTTTTTATAAAAAAAATCAACCTTTTTCTGCTATTATAGGATCAGCAAATCTAGGCGTACTTAAATTGGATGCAAACAATCGTAGGCAGTATGAAATTGCATCAATTACTAATAAATCTAGTGAATGTATTGAAATAGCTAATTTTATTGATGAACTAAAATCAGCTAAATGTTCAAACAATATTGCTGATATAAATGGAATGAATTCAATAAGAGAAATAAATACATCATTAAGTGGAATTGATACAGTAACACAAGTTCCCCCAACCGGTGTTCAATTATATGAAAAGCATAAAACAAATATTTCATTTATTCTACCAATTAAAGTTCCGGCATTTGATGAGAGGCATATGGACGATGGTAAGCATTATACTAAGTCTAATATTAATGTCAGTTACGCAGCACCTAGAAGCGTAAGGAAGTCTCGCGATTGGTATGAAACGCAAATGACTGTGAATAAGAACATCACAAAACTACCAGGATATCCTGAGAAAAACAAAACATTTTTTGTAATCACTGATGATGGTTACTGGTTCAAAGCGCATACTACAAGTGATGGTAATAAACAATTTAGTGCTGTAGGAGATGAACTTATTCTTGGTCGCTGGATTAAAGGCAGACTTGCAGCGGCAGGACTTGTAGCACATGTAAATGACACTCAGAAAGATGAAGACTGTAAAGGGATGATAACAAAAGAAATGTTAAAGGCATATGGATGTGATAGCATTGTTCTGTCAAAGACAGATCAAAGGGCTTTAGATGAAGATGGTACTGAGCTTGATGTATGGTTTTTATCGTTTGAAGTATCTGATAATGAGTGA